One Styela clava chromosome 4, kaStyClav1.hap1.2, whole genome shotgun sequence genomic window, TTTGTTACTGTTGCAAATAtcacataggataggatttgcataaTTATTTTGGGAGAAAGGAAAGTGGAATAAGACAGCCTGATGATATGGCAAACCATTGCCTCTCGTCTAGTTATTATTCCATGACGGGTATTGGATTAGttggtcagttatttgtttcagatgcatggatttgatggtggaagaagctgtaactgaccagcggttacatgaaccccCTCTTGGACATAATTATCCAGCagtcctctcgcacataattatccctcacaggattcgaacctgcgaaccccgcaatgtaatcagagatgcagtgACGAGCATATTCATAACGCTTACCATGATTTGCCACACCGCTGAGCCTGTGTGACAATTTGGCACATTGCTGTGATTATTGTGTTATATTCAATAGAGCCCTGAACTCCTTCCATAGCAAGGATTTTCTCAGTTACTAATATGTCTCCATTGCCTGTTACACACGGTGGTTATAATTATCACTGGTTGGTTACAGCTTCATCCAACAATTATTTTCATCCAAACTGTACTGGTGACCATGCAAGAGGCTGTGATTATCCTAATTAAGATACCTTCCTTTTTTTATCTCGTTAGGTATACCATTGTCCTAACTGTTGTAAATACACTTCTCATAGCACCGCAGATTATTCTGTGGACCTGGTCAAAAATGTGTCAAATAATGTTTATATTCTATTACGGTATATCTATATGGTTGTATGTAAGTGAGGCATTAAATACTTTTAGGTCAATGAAAAGTTAGTTACAACTTCTTTTAGCCACAccttttgattgattttatacattttaaacCTTGTGTAGGGTTtcgttcgctctcctgattctgtaattattttattgtctgttaTGCTACacaaaaaatacacaaaaaatataacatataacAACCCGCTTGCAGTTAATGCAAATGATGATGAAAGTCAAATTCGCTGTGATATCGAATTAAATCGACAGTCGGATGCTATTTCAAGAGTCACAACAGCGGAGGAGAAATAAATTCATGGGCACAACTTATGTTTCCAATTCCTACTTTTATCTTGTGAACCACAATACTATTCTGCATACTGGGATATTGAATTACCATCCACCATATGCGAGTTACAAATttctatatatttgaaacattcTGCTAATAATGCACATTTGATCATTTTGTAAATCTTTTAGTTTTTCTATTTCATTCTTTGTGTGGAATATTTTGCACGAAACTGTTAAATACACAAACACTCTGAAATTTAGTTCTAGTTTTTGACATGGATATTTTTTATCTATGGTTATAGATTCTGATATTAGTCGATAAAGTGAAATTATATAACTAGATTGGCAAATGTAAATACCATGTATCAGTTGCGATGAGGAATACTTCGTATTTCTAAACCTTATATTGTTCTAATAAGCATAGTTCTGAACACTGTTTGAACTCACGCATGtagattttatatatttttatattctggatttttacaattacaatataccaagtttgtattttttatgaatttttggaaaaaaaatttgtaaggCAGGCTTAAGATTTGGTCAAGCAGAACTTCACTcggatttaaaatattgcatgaATTAGTCGTGTATCCATGCAAAGCACTTCGGCAGGTAGAGTAGTTGTATTCAGGGCTGAAAACTTTGTCTTACGTTTCGTTCAATTATAAGATTCGGTTGCATTTGTATAGGTCGCTTACGTCTTCCAAACAGAATTTCCAATACGAAAGTATGAATGTGTCCATGATTTCGCTTTAGAAGCATTGTGCTGTTTAATCGATTGTGTGATACTTTAAATTGGAATTTCAATGAACTTTGTACATTGttgtaaaacatttttcaatttaatatttttgcatatataaAACACCTCCTTTTTCCACTTTTATAAAAAagttggtgctcctgaagtatgcgcaccaagatgtcgcacaacctgaaccctaaactggtagtcaacctgagttcaggttgtgcgccatcttggtgcgcatacttcaggaggtccaaaaattGTATGTATAAAGGTTATTTGGGCTGAATTTTTATTGACGTTTTGATGAGATACGTGAAAAAACGAGTACCGGTatcatattcaaaatcaaaGTCTGCCTAGCATCATCAAAATCGTTTTAAAAGtgcgaaaaatataattttttcagaCTTTGACATAatctttttgtttaattttaaagtttgtatTAAGCAATTGAGTATGTCGTCGAAGCTTTCAAATCTAGCAATAATAACATCGCTTTATATAGGCATCGAAAGTTCTTTCGGTTTTACAACAATAGATTTACCAAACGTATGGTATGTGCGTTATACAGTTTCAGTTCTTTGTAACTCCTGCACTAGTAGAATCGTCGCAAGTATACTATAGAATAGATGACGTCAACAGTGGTAGCGAATAAAGGGTACTGAATGAGGTGTTTATAGGAAACAGCGCCGgattttaaacaatataagcacgtgcttagggcaccaagcagagaggggcaccacagaaattttagagcagattttatatagtttatcggtgtttattaaaatattacgagttcaccagacgactcaaacttcaaaatgttcgcctATTTTTCGGCTTTAAGTaccatattaaccttctttattaaaaataaacactgaaacttatttattggacacgaaatgggcctatgagtcgttttcttaaatttttttttttttttgctagtattcaccttgttgctgcatttttgtttcaaattattttctcttcaacaattggaccattgaaatatttacactatgtggcggttctacgatcgcatttcaacgatctattctagtggtcagcaaagtcgggagttttttgataagatagaccagggtggtccaaaccctgtcatgATGCAGAACAttaattttagcgtatatttgtatccaATGGcggaacgtttttgagtttttttttttagctattccaactggggttgggatcccgacaTTCAAACCCTGTTTCtttaacgctttgtgcctttattttagtaaaaacactgaCTTATcaccgcgcaatccagtttcttttagctaggtcccgaaataccaacttataTGGACTTGTTTGGTATTTCACGACGGCACTAAGCtggctcacgctgcaagtttttaaattactcaatataacaattcataataaaatgagtgtcgcaagaaaggtgacattaTGGAAACACGGCGGAAACGCATTTCCTatcccatcacacagtgtctggtttgatttcaagtgatatctgtcacgaaagaatttaatttgaagcgacattaaacgcgagatgcgcaaaatacaacggtaattctcggaaATTAACTTTAGAATAACTGAatgctttatatatcttctttaaaagaacgctACCCAGGCAACCTAATAATaatctgattagaacggtaaactctcgttgtttattaaatttaaagtaagtaaactcgcgatatttcgatcacttttgggttttctccgacttgcggcccgcgaaaccTCCTGTTTGCGGTCCCTCAACCTAGCAActttgaaccaccctgaggtagactttcaaactacatttgtgacttgtatcctttggtatttcaattcacgttgagactggaggcatgaatctttattgtcacactccctcaggattagagctcaaccgatattgcgtgtttgccgatatatatatcggctatttataacagttaaaaaacctaaaaatgttcgtaaaaattgttttatttacggttggttgtgattattttaatgaataatatacttatgtggtttattgtttttataattgaattacACACGatggggcaccaaagtcttcagtgcttagggcaccaaaggggctcaATCCGCCCCTGATGGGAAGTGAAATGTGATAATGGCTGAATATTGCTATCGTCGTCAAAAGCTCACTATTTCGGTTTAAGATCAACAATGCATGATGGAGATTCCAAATATATTATGATGTATATAATTATGTAACCTGGCAAAATCTTCCAGACAAGCTTGCAACTTTAGCTATTACAATTAtatgcaaattaaaaaaaaatttaaaaattccacTGCAGtatgacaaaaataaaagtacaaCAAATCTTACGATCATATTACATTTACAGAGACGGGACAGTGATAAAATGTGATGCTGGAGTAATATATAAAAACTACATACTATTATAAAACCGAATGATAGTGACTTGTGAGAAACATTTCAGGGAGGCAGGTAGCAAAAATGCATCGACTTTAGCGTCATTGTCGACGTGAATAATTTCGATACATCGCGGTGCCATCTACAAAATCGACAAGATGTCTCGTGTCCAGTGTCTCAGAAATTTAAACACATGGACGTATACCACTACTCTTAGTCACACTGAGTCATGGCAATATGAATGTACACGTAATATCCGCGTCAATCTGAATTTCATATTCAACCTATAGAATGTTAATATACCAAAGGCAGGAAAATCAGGTAGTGGGCATAAACTCCTCGCATCCGGAAAATGAACTATCAAGCATGGGATATTGAAGATGCGCTGCGCTGCATGagcttattattatcattattcaAATTGTCTAAAGAGTGAGCGACTTCCGATGTCGTAGTAGCAAATTAGTGTTTTgcgttttcttgtttttgtaCCTACTTATACAGTACTGTATAATTAGATATTATTGAGGAAGTTTGcaacaaacaaatataataaGTACAAATGGAGATTGTATATTAGTGCTCATATTTGAAATAGTTTTAGCTGTGACAGTAGCCTGACAGTTGAGTCGAAGGTATGAGTACCGGTATGATTTCTAATTTAACCCAGGGAATTAATATACAGATTGAATACTATGCGATTTGCAATCGCCCTTGGAACAATTGTCGAACCTTGGTATTCACTGGATTCGATCTGCGTTTTCGGAGCATGTCGAACAGCGGTAGTGAGCAAATGAATATTATGAAATCTTGTGTTGGAAGATATGAGTCTTTTGAACAGGATTTCTAAAGATATACTGAAATATGTCAGTCAAGTTTTTTACTTTTAAGCAAAAATATGTCGCCAAGACAAAGAAAGTAATACAGTTTCATAGGCGAACATTGAAATAACTGGCCCAtgtataaaattcatatttattaccTGTGAGAACGTcccaggggcgtagccaggatATATTGCGCTCGgggcaaactataaaattggcgccccgacctccacgtttaatcatattttctattacattttattgtatatgtaaaaacaatacaaattttaatgaaacatttcatttcaagaagaagcaaagctatacaaaatatagcatatgTCCATAACGTCCCACTAAGTTACTGTCAAAGATGATTTACATAGTCTACaccagtagttctcaaacttctttAGTCGCAGAGCCAAACTTCGAAGTTGTGAATAgccgcacacaaaaaacgaaagtataaatagaaaaaaaacttgagcatgatataaaataccaaatcatCGTAACAACATATTacggcaaaatattcgaataacgaatcgAATAATAAACTATTGAATGGCATTtaactattcgaatatccggtatcACGTGATCTGCGCCGCTTGTACACAGAACTCGTACGTCTCAATCGTcaattgtgcgagatttccccACGGCGCTCGCTACCAGAAAAAAagcgaaaaatttgaaatgtcgTTGTCTTTGGGTTAAGGTGCGAAATGCTCAATCGTGAATATCGTTGTAGCAATGCACACTGACTAGTTTAATAATTGTTGCGCCAATTATCATTgcaaatgattacaattgttaaattttgaagcatttgggcagtaataattagggcgtggcatTATAGGGAGACTGATGACTGAGATGAGTCTTAGGGATAAAGACTATAAACCCTATATATTTaagttcgattcccgcgttattgttttgacacgcgttatggaatgtgactccaatctggactccttcagacgataataagcacacagtgTTGATGCCAATCGTTGTTGAATATTATTGAATGATGCACCATTCAAAATTCCGAATACAGATAAAATTAAAGCACACTTAACTCTTAACACAGTAACACTTAACGCAGTAAAATTAGAAGTTACATTAAACACAGTAAATCAGGAGtgaatcaaaacaagatataatgcAGCTCGCTCGGCAAGCCggaacgatacgtcatcaaattggtcgatacgagaAAGGCAGCACAAGTAATCAGTAATAAATCAGATAAAATTAAAGCACACTTAACTCTTAACACAGTAACACTTAACGCAGTAAAATTAGAAGTTACATTAAACAAAGTAAATCAGGAGtgaatcaaaacaagatataatgcAGCTCTCTCGGCAAGCCggaacgatacgtcatcaaattggttgATACTAGAAAGGTAGTACAAGTAATCATTGTTGCAACAATAAAATTACCCTGTTTTGTGAGATGgaacacactattaaaatgaaagggttaaatacattataatccatagttacacaatgcacattcgtcACAACATAATGAAAATCATTAAGAGTAATTAGATCATCATTCTTTAGTCCcagagccaaatttcaaagttgtgaagagccgcacacaaaaaaacgcaagtaaaaatagcaacaaaacttGAGCACGtatataaaataccaaatcatCGTAACAACATATTacggcaaaatattcgaataacgaatcgaataataaaatatgtttaataATTGTTGCGCCTATTATCATCgcaaatgattacaattgtaaaattttgaagcatttgggcagtaatatgacataatgaaaatcattaagtgaagtgctgaatttgcaaattccgtaaataaaattgagcattactaAGTACGTAttggggtgttgttttgtttaaaaaaaacgttaaaacttgtAGGAATTAGTTttaattagcgcctgacctttTATTGGGCACAAAggcctagaaatgcctttattgtcaatttatttaatctctattttaaatcaacattcaggattcacacTATCGTAGATTTTcgaggtttatctatctaatactaaaataacacgaacaccatagaaTAGCACGAGAAACTCAagttcattttaataaatatctctaTCTCAGTTTCCGTCACTTTGATACAGGTAAGATTAAattacaagcggtgataagtAAGATCATAGCCAAGTCAGAGCGGGTTGTAATCGTACAGAAATATCTGTTTGAATAATGTTTTCCTCCGAGACCGCAATGTTTTCAACATTAGCGCCGACATCATGCTCTAAAACAGATGGTTGATAGCCGCCATCTTCTGATTCTAAAGAACTGATGTTTGCAGCTTCATCTTCTTTCTTGCCTTTCTTTAAAAAAGCAGCAAGTAATACACTCGattttttgaatgctatttCGGCTTCCCTTTTTCTTTTGCGGTTTTGAGCTCCACTTCTTTTTCTTCCTGACATagctttaaaaaattcaaatataaaatatatcttatTAGATCTATATGACTGAGTGCACTAAACTGAATTGctggaacaaaatttaaattctgcAGGTCCGTGGGAATGAAACTACGGGTAAGCTCTGAATTAGGCCGCTGAGTATCGTACCGGTACGTGGTAGCCTAATGTTGAGGTGAAACCGATGCATCAAATTGAGTTGTTGCGACGCCGTTGCAAGTTATTGTTATAAATATAACGCCCAGGTTCCCTCTAATGTGAACAACTGCGCCATTGCGCACTGCCACCAGACCATTCGCGCAGTAAAATATCATTCTCGCGCACTGGCAACCCTCCGACTCATATTTTCTAACTTCTAGCTGTCCGTTCTTTATTTTACGTGTAGTTTGCTTGCCACActgttcattgtgatgtcacatacGTGTCAGTTACGAAAGTcttcattgtgatgtcacgcATGTGTCTGTTACGTCCAAGTACTTTGATTACTCTGGAATCATCTGGAACCGactattataataattattagcCGATCCTACAATGTCAGTGATGGCCGGTCACCGGTGTCGCATTTCAAGGAGCTGTTTGAGTTGAATGTGTACTTGGTTTGCATTCTAATatgtaccgtgtttccccgaaaataagaccggGTCTTACTTCaaatttcttccgaaaaataacactagggcttattttcgggggatgtcttatattttcatttatcgaaaacaaaatcacaaattaaagAATTACAAGATTTCAAATATACATAATCAGAAAACCGATATCTATTTACTTATagataacacgtttttattcaaaatatctgcaaaacatatattattattcatttaaaacgtATAGGAGAGAGATTTCACGCTATcgaatagctaaaaaaaatcgcgctattgactaggtcttattttcaggggaGGGCGTATATTAAGAGAAttcttaaaattcaggctaggtcttattttcggggaaacacggtaagtgGTCTGGCCAAGTGTGCGGTTGGCCATGTACTAAGTAAGACTAGACGTCTGACGCCGGTGCAATCTCGCTTGTGACCGTTTTTTTAcccttgttgtgaaatttttgcaagccccattttggcgcccctgtaccttggcgcccggGGGCATATGTACCCCACTGCCCCCCCTACGCTACGCCTCTGGAACGTCCCAACCGGCCTCATCGTTATAATTTTCGTTCGTACTTTGGAAGGACAGGAATATGTGAAGCGAAAAGGGTTGTGGATTAGAGTACCTCACGTTCTCACCCCTTATTTTTTATCCTCATATTATACACTAACACTACATTACTACATTAGAAATGACagatatcaaaatatatatatataaaaatatattttaaaaagggTGAAGTTTGACATTGTTTCTTCAACTTTATCTTCAAAGGgataacaatataaaataagcatATTTTACGTTCAATCTTTAAGAAGTTCTAGAAATAACACAAATTTAAGTCCAATGCAACAAGGCGTATACGAATCGATCATTTTATTATGGCTCCTTACTACAGCGATTTTCCAAGGTAAGTTtattgggtgctccagaagtatgcgcaccacgatgtcacacaacctgaatcctaaccgctacacacatactatgttcaggttgtgcgcatacttcaggaggtccgtttATTTTATGGCTTGTGTCTTAATATCTTTCTGACAGGCTAGGCCAGTGTGGTGCAAGGTTGTCGGCTCTGCGGgctacaaaattatttttgcattgttcgcggacCACAATAATActaagaataggtaaacagtgcaatacaatacaaacacttttattgcaACAAcccatgcaaaaaccaccacaAAAATTTACTAGAACCTGCaaaagtctttctatatctacaAAAATGCTTTCGCAAATGTACGTGCTTTCGAACATCGATAGATTTTCAATGCAAAATCctaactttggaaaatgctcattgctcacaatattctaaattgccgtttaaaattcaattgttttttcaccgacacaacttgcagacatatcaaAAAAGAATTGTGGTATTTTCCTTCCCACATCCAATTAAAAATTGGTTTGAATTTGTCTGGTTTCatactcatgtttacaaaataacttacatatatatatataactacagattgattgattacacaATGTGAGGTACAGAAGGGTAATTAGTAAACTTTTTGATATATaggcaacattttttgtaatactatttaggctggttgcaaaaaacaacAGGCATGAGTTATATTgttaggccataacattaatatttatttatcagaCATAGCGtcagaatccgcattcgatttccGGTTTTCTCTGATGCCAAAATTGtcagcatatattcccgaccaaaatgATATAAAGCCAAtaaacaatttagactgccaagcccatcattcaacttcgttagttgcctcagctagccataacactagtcaattcagtgacattattgatgtaacaatatgtcaaaatatttttggttaattttatgacgaaacaacacaaaaatgaTTACTCTCCAAATGCGACGCGCGCCACAGAAAATGAAGCTGCGGGCCtgggttcggaccaccctgggCTAGGCGCTCATTAGTCAAAAAAACTCAACTGCTGCGCGCAGTAATCCCGAATAGGAAATATGATGATACGTTAGGtgagtttgaaatatttttatatatatattctataatgcTTTTTAATTAACTAACAATACTCAAAAACTCTGCCATACATTATCAAAGAAAATCAATAAATGTAAGTCCGCAAGACTAAAACACATGGAAGTTCATTCACTTCATTACCGGCACTAAGACATCAGCAACTATTGATTAATACGAAACTTAACTTGAATGACTACTAGATTCAATTGGGAAACTTCACAGATCGCTGCTTCGAGATATTTTGTGTCTGCTATGAAAACTTTTGCTGAGTCCTTGTCACTCTTGAGTACTTGGCGATATTTTACCAACTAATGACACATATCATCACTTTATgtaaatttttcacaaattttttacTAGGCCATTGCTCGAGTGACCGATGCCAAAACACGTCATTCATAAACTCCTCCAGTGGCATCATTTCGGAACCTATATATCCCGCCTCATCAAAAGCTGGGATGCACAGCTGTTGGAATTTTCTTGTACCAAGCATCGAAAATTATGCATTGGTTATAAATATCAACGAGGTCGATTTTAACATTAGTACAACTCTTGAATTTAAAGgtaaatattcaattattatattgataaaatgttttttaatgtaAGAAATGTTCATGCCGCCACACACGACTCCGGGGCATTCAGTAATTCACCTCCAGTATCTACCATCGACTccaatttgacaaaaatattcaactgGGGATAGCGAAATAAACTACAATTCtaatacatatatatgcttTAATGTTAAAAGAGTattacattcattttatttCCGATTCCAAATTATTAATGTTTTCTGATTGTTCTGTTTAATAATATTCCAGGGACATCGCTACTTTACAGGAAAAAAAAAGCTCCACATTGCATTCTATACAAATTTGACGAAGCGTGCAATACAAGTCATATCACAGAGAAGATGTTTGCTATATATTCTGAATGCAGTTCTTCATACTATTATCTTGATAATATTCAACCTCCCGTTCGTATCGAACTTTCTTCAGAAATCGGTTCAGAAAAGAAATGGAAGGAAACAGGATTAACTTTTAATTTGAgatacaattttataaaatgttcCAGGGGTAATTTCACTTTCTGTTATTATTAAGTAATTATATTCGAATTGTATATATAATACAGTTTGATTTAAATCGAATTTACATAATCATTCAGTCAGAAAGGGACTTTTTTgtccaatatttattttttataatcatgTAAAGATGCACTTTCAAAGCAAGGTATAATCAGAAATTTCGGAAAAACTCGAAAACTATTTATTTCCCGCTCAGTGCAGTGgtatattttgcaaaattacAAAATCGTGTTTTTTGAGTTTATACAAACAATTCTAGGTATAGCTTTCTTCTATACTTCATATTGTAAAATTTCCAGTATTCAGATATAAATTATAGTAGGgagataaaaatattcaacaaaattgGCAGTTCTTACGTTATGGACTCTAATCAGCTCTCAATTTTATAGGGCACACTGCTCCTAAATCGTCATCAACGATGACCATTGTTCCGATCATTATTCTTGCTGTATGTCTAATCCTGTCCCTTATTGCTTTGTTCATCTCCATGCAAAGGTataacatttatattttaaaaaataggtTTAACATGCATGGGTATCTTAAAAAAGCCACTACTTCAAAGGTCACTTATAGGGAGCTAAATTCACGAAGATATGTGGGACCAAGTTAAGAGGTTAAGAGGC contains:
- the LOC120326457 gene encoding uncharacterized protein LOC120326457 isoform X1; translated protein: MQQGVYESIILLWLLTTAIFQGHCSSDRCQNTSFINSSSGIISEPIYPASSKAGMHSCWNFLVPSIENYALVININEVDFNISTTLEFKGTSLLYRKKKAPHCILYKFDEACNTSHITEKMFAIYSECSSSYYYLDNIQPPVRIELSSEIGSEKKWKETGLTFNLRYNFIKCSRGHTAPKSSSTMTIVPIIILAVCLILSLIALFISMQRYKRLRKFQNGNFGVVINTSNEHLDNEKVDVVSDERKIVTNRLYEPSAEQNDTSVVYAAVNKKE
- the LOC120326457 gene encoding uncharacterized protein LOC120326457 isoform X2 — translated: MHSCWNFLVPSIENYALVININEVDFNISTTLEFKGTSLLYRKKKAPHCILYKFDEACNTSHITEKMFAIYSECSSSYYYLDNIQPPVRIELSSEIGSEKKWKETGLTFNLRYNFIKCSRGHTAPKSSSTMTIVPIIILAVCLILSLIALFISMQRYKRLRKFQNGNFGVVINTSNEHLDNEKVDVVSDERKIVTNRLYEPSAEQNDTSVVYAAVNKKE